One region of Agrobacterium tumefaciens genomic DNA includes:
- the uppY gene encoding Wzy-type polysaccharide biosynthesis protein UppY has translation MPPFTDTQSIPVQSNSMSLTGGRRDAIFFVVTMLYIWISVAPFENLAAAPVPHAAANQLTGLVIALMLGVFALRHRLTGLLLRPRLPILLLFSWLVICSVLGSQPSTSLQRLLFTGLLCFITSVLVVMPRDRRQFDRMMAIFAVILLALCYFGVIFLRSRSIHQPYDLDETALAGDWRGIFNHKNSAAPAMIILVMIGLYLRNSWSTVGGIVITLLAGFFLWKTNGKTAAMLLPVTVALVWVMERHAGRTLLMIGGLLAFLNILAVGSTYFPSIRHVVDSLGIDSTFTGRTDIWRLSFDTFAQSPIFGQGFQAFWTSDRLLAQADTAGTWAVTAFHAHNGFVESLLNGGLPAFVLIVIWLVIIPANDFHIAVNKGTDPALTRLFARIWVYALLSSCLESNFFTGTGPIWSSLLIAIYCLRHQAYDILEQGQ, from the coding sequence ATGCCGCCTTTTACTGATACGCAGTCCATTCCTGTACAAAGCAACAGCATGTCGCTTACGGGCGGCCGTCGCGACGCGATTTTTTTCGTCGTCACGATGCTTTATATCTGGATTTCCGTTGCGCCTTTCGAAAATCTTGCGGCTGCACCCGTGCCGCACGCCGCCGCAAACCAGCTGACCGGGCTGGTGATTGCGCTGATGCTGGGTGTTTTTGCCCTGCGTCATCGGCTGACGGGGCTTTTGTTGCGGCCGCGTCTGCCAATTCTGCTGTTGTTTTCCTGGCTGGTGATTTGTTCGGTGCTTGGCTCCCAGCCTAGCACTTCGCTGCAACGTTTGCTCTTTACGGGCCTTCTGTGCTTCATCACCAGTGTCCTCGTCGTCATGCCGCGCGACAGGCGGCAGTTCGACCGGATGATGGCCATCTTCGCCGTCATCCTGCTGGCGCTCTGCTACTTCGGGGTGATCTTCCTGCGCTCGCGCTCGATCCACCAGCCCTACGATCTCGATGAAACGGCGCTCGCCGGCGATTGGCGCGGTATCTTCAATCACAAGAATTCCGCCGCTCCGGCCATGATCATTCTCGTCATGATCGGGCTTTACCTGCGCAATAGCTGGTCGACGGTTGGCGGCATTGTCATCACGCTTCTGGCAGGGTTCTTCCTCTGGAAAACCAACGGGAAAACCGCAGCGATGCTGTTGCCCGTCACTGTCGCGCTGGTCTGGGTCATGGAAAGACATGCCGGTCGGACATTGCTGATGATCGGAGGTCTTCTGGCTTTCCTCAACATCCTCGCGGTCGGCTCCACCTATTTTCCGAGCATACGGCATGTGGTCGATAGTCTGGGGATCGATTCCACCTTTACCGGCCGAACGGATATATGGCGCCTGTCCTTCGACACGTTTGCGCAATCGCCGATCTTCGGGCAGGGTTTTCAGGCATTCTGGACGAGTGACCGGCTTCTGGCGCAGGCCGATACTGCCGGCACCTGGGCGGTCACCGCCTTCCATGCCCATAACGGCTTTGTCGAAAGCCTGCTGAATGGCGGCCTGCCGGCCTTTGTTCTCATCGTCATATGGCTCGTCATCATACCCGCAAACGATTTTCATATAGCTGTGAACAAGGGTACCGATCCGGCATTAACGCGGCTTTTTGCACGAATTTGGGTGTATGCACTGCTTTCTTCGTGTCTTGAGAGTAATTTCTTTACCGGAACCGGGCCTATCTGGTCTTCTCTACTGATTGCAATCTATTGTTTGAGGCATCAGGCGTACGACATACTTGAGCAGGGGCAGTAA
- the uppX gene encoding Wzx-type polysaccharide biosynthesis protein UppX, with protein sequence MASGGALLMSSAAQLLTFALLARHLGVEQFALYASITAVTNLGVQICGFGSQESLIRRVAQDRSMFPVMLGHSYLLSAATGIVLTIIGMVTIPVFFPTSETLLHTLITTFVILVTNLILLKVISLSTQSFIAHSDFASANKLEVMFAVARTIAAVVACLIFKVETVEAWALWNLAAHTIAAVISLKAISRLGRPVFRIVRDEIRIGILFSTQFLFKAVRGNADILVLGAVASAEVLGSYSIARRILDSSYLSVEALNRLIYPGSASAALQGIGKTIERAYNVLKAALVIAVGSALVIFIIAPFLPLLFGDEYVSLPIITRILCWVVLPMAVAATALEALGASGRQDIRAKIWNSGNLIGSVIVAFLTWSFSISGTIGSYFFVEAAIAAAVWIALLRLRRNEEAFAPAK encoded by the coding sequence ATGGCATCCGGCGGGGCGCTTTTGATGTCCAGCGCCGCCCAGCTTTTGACCTTCGCCCTGCTTGCCCGCCATCTCGGCGTGGAACAATTCGCGCTCTATGCCTCGATCACGGCCGTGACCAATCTCGGCGTACAGATTTGTGGTTTCGGTTCGCAGGAATCGCTGATCCGCCGCGTGGCGCAGGATCGCAGCATGTTTCCCGTGATGCTCGGCCACAGCTATCTCTTGAGCGCCGCTACCGGCATTGTGCTGACCATCATCGGCATGGTCACGATCCCGGTGTTTTTCCCGACGTCGGAAACATTGCTGCATACCCTCATCACCACTTTCGTGATCCTGGTCACGAACCTCATCCTTCTGAAAGTCATTTCGCTTTCCACCCAAAGCTTCATCGCCCATTCCGACTTCGCCTCGGCCAACAAGCTGGAAGTGATGTTCGCCGTTGCCCGCACAATTGCCGCCGTGGTCGCCTGTCTCATCTTCAAGGTGGAGACGGTGGAGGCCTGGGCCCTGTGGAACCTGGCTGCCCATACGATTGCGGCAGTGATTTCGCTGAAGGCGATCAGCAGGCTCGGTCGGCCGGTCTTCCGGATCGTTCGCGATGAAATCCGCATCGGCATCCTGTTTTCCACCCAGTTCCTGTTCAAGGCCGTGCGTGGCAATGCCGATATTCTCGTTCTCGGTGCCGTTGCCAGCGCCGAGGTTCTGGGCAGCTACTCCATTGCCCGGCGAATTCTCGACAGCTCCTACCTCTCCGTCGAGGCTCTCAACCGGCTGATCTATCCGGGGTCGGCCTCAGCCGCCCTGCAGGGTATCGGAAAGACTATAGAGCGCGCTTATAATGTACTGAAGGCAGCGCTTGTCATCGCAGTCGGCAGCGCGCTGGTCATCTTCATCATCGCACCCTTCCTGCCGCTACTGTTCGGCGACGAATACGTCTCGCTGCCGATCATCACCCGTATCCTTTGCTGGGTCGTGCTGCCGATGGCCGTTGCGGCGACCGCGCTTGAGGCGCTTGGCGCATCCGGACGGCAGGATATCCGCGCCAAGATATGGAACAGCGGCAATCTCATCGGCTCCGTTATCGTCGCCTTCCTCACCTGGTCCTTCAGCATTTCGGGAACGATCGGCAGCTATTTCTTCGTGGAAGCCGCCATCGCCGCCGCCGTTTGGATCGCGCTTTTGCGATTGCGGCGCAACGAAGAAGCCTTTGCGCCCGCCAAATAG
- a CDS encoding transporter substrate-binding domain-containing protein, which produces MPVLFDAQERFPGGDLSSVPRIRFLMSVDFPPFNFTDQEGRLAGFHVDLVREICAQLKVESKCQVQALPFDELEAALEMGEGEAVISGIATTADLRKSFTFSRPYLLLPARLAVNKAAKFTGSGADALSGKKVGVVTGSRHEQMLKAFFPKASAEGFNGYEPMYEALKTGKVDAVFADGLRLPFWVSGSASGACCALFGGPYLSDRFLGEGLSIMAVDPDDVLVPAFDQALAALSRNGRLEEIYRRYFPYGLY; this is translated from the coding sequence ATGCCGGTGCTGTTTGATGCGCAGGAGCGGTTTCCGGGTGGCGATCTGTCCTCCGTGCCCCGGATCAGGTTTTTGATGTCGGTCGATTTCCCACCCTTCAATTTTACCGATCAGGAAGGCCGGCTTGCCGGTTTTCATGTCGATCTGGTGCGCGAAATCTGTGCCCAGCTGAAGGTTGAGAGCAAATGCCAGGTGCAGGCACTGCCGTTTGACGAGCTGGAGGCAGCGCTGGAAATGGGAGAGGGCGAAGCGGTGATTTCCGGCATTGCCACCACCGCCGATCTGCGAAAGAGTTTCACCTTCTCGCGACCCTATCTGCTGTTGCCCGCGCGTCTTGCCGTCAACAAGGCGGCGAAATTCACTGGCTCCGGCGCAGATGCCCTGTCGGGAAAGAAGGTGGGTGTGGTCACGGGCTCGCGGCACGAACAGATGCTCAAGGCATTTTTTCCCAAAGCCTCGGCCGAAGGCTTTAATGGTTACGAACCCATGTATGAGGCGTTGAAGACGGGCAAGGTGGACGCGGTTTTTGCGGATGGTCTGCGCCTGCCTTTCTGGGTTTCGGGAAGCGCGTCCGGTGCTTGCTGTGCGCTTTTCGGCGGACCTTATTTATCCGACAGATTTCTTGGTGAAGGCCTTTCCATCATGGCAGTTGATCCGGACGATGTGCTTGTACCGGCCTTTGATCAGGCGCTTGCCGCACTTTCGCGCAATGGCCGGCTGGAAGAAATCTACCGGCGTTATTTCCCCTACGGGCTTTATTAG